One genomic region from Oncorhynchus clarkii lewisi isolate Uvic-CL-2024 chromosome 21, UVic_Ocla_1.0, whole genome shotgun sequence encodes:
- the LOC139379547 gene encoding NLR family CARD domain-containing protein 3-like, translated as MKSDKSMNQPTYFGEGDFSTEQRPIRQERPASPVPSCVSMKSDWSMGHPIEFREGDFSTEQSGITLHVLRKMNQKELADTLEKYSDELAVICQRELKSNLKKKFQCVFEGIAKQGNPTLLNKIYTELYITEGGTGEVNNEHELRQIATTTRKQARPETAIKCNDIFKPLTGQDKRIITVLTKGVAGIGKTVSVQKFILDWSEGKANQDVQFVFSFPFRELNLMKEDKHTFIELLNHFSMETKQSGISIYNKYKVLFIFDGLDECRLPLDFQKNKICCDVTESTSVDVLLTNLIKGNLLPSALLWITNRPAAANKIPSGCVDQVTEVRGFNDPQKEEYFRKRFSDEDMASRIISHIKTSRSLHIMCHIPVFCWISATVLEHMLEQKREEMPKTLTEMYTHLVVFHTKQKNEKYPGKEETGPHWNKESILSLGKLAFQQLVKGNLIFYEEDLKESGIDVNEASVYSGLCTQLFKEECVLYQDKVYCFVHLSIQEFLAAVYVFLSFNNNNENLMDKLQTNDEPEVTFYKSAVDKALQSETGNLDLFLRFLLGLSLESNQKHLRGLLTKTRSSSQSHEETVEYIKEKIGEDLSPERSINLFHCLNELNDHSLVEEIQRYLTSGSLSKPNLSPAQWSALVFVLLTSEKELDVFDLKKYSRSEEGLLRLLPVVKASRAVLLSGCLIREEGCASLASVLSSNPSHLRELDLSNNDLKDSGVKLLSAGLGNPHCKLETLRLSGCLVTEEGCASLVSALRSNPSHLRELDLSYNHPGDSGVRLLSAGLEDPHCRLEKLKYVEGLCQYVCDLTLGLNTAHRLLSLSEENRKVTWRREEQPYPDHPERFEVWGQVLCREGLTGRCYWEVEWNGGGAGIGVTYKGISRRGRSDDCCLGCNDKSWSLSCSDNSYRARHNNNSTTIDVPSSRSHRIGVYLDWPAGTLSFYRASSDSLTHQYTFTSTFTEPLYPGFRVWGWLGDSVSLK; from the exons atcacactgcacgtcctgaggaaaatgaaccagaaggagcttgctgacacactggagaaat ATTCAGATGAGCTTGCTGTGATTTGCCAACGTgaactcaaatctaatctaaagaagaagtttcaatgtgtatttgaggggatcgctaaacaaggaaacccaacacttctcaataagatctacacagagctctacatcacagagggtggaacaggagaggtcaataatgaacatgagctgagacagattgcgacaacaaccaggaaacaagCAAGACCAGAGACTGCAATCAAATGTAACGACATCTTCAAACCCTTAACTGGACAAGACAAACGTATCATAACTGTGTTGACAAAGGgagtcgctggcattggaaaaacagtctctgtgcagaagttcattctggactggtctgaaggaaaagcaaatcaggatgtccaatttgtattttcattcccttttcgggagctgaatttgatgaaagaggacaaacacactttcattgaacttctcaatcacttctcaatggaaaccaaacaaTCAGGAATCTCCATCTACAACAAGTAcaaagttctgttcatctttgatggtctggatgagtgccgactgcccctagacttccagaagaacaagatctgttgtgacgtcacagagtcaacctcagtggatgttctgctgacaaatctcatcaagggaaatctgcttccctctgctctcctctggataactaaccgacctgcagcagccaataagatcccttcagggtgtgttgaccaggtgacagaggtacgaggcttcaatgacccacagaaggaggagtacttcaggaagagattcagtgatgaggacatggccagcagaatcatctcacacataaagacatcaaggagcctccacatcatgtgccacattccagtcttctgttggatttctgcaacagtccttgaacacatgctggaacagaagagagaagagatgcccaagactctgactgagatgtacacacaccttgtggtgtttcataccaaacagaagaatgaaaagtatcctgggaaagaagagacaggtccacactggaataaagagagcattctgtcactgggaaaactggcttttcaacagcttgtgaagggcaatctgattttctatgaGGAAGACCTGAAAGAGTCTGGCATTGATGTTAATGAAGCCTCAGTGTACTCAGGATTGTGCACACAGctctttaaagaggaatgtgtgctgtaccaggacaaggtgtactgcttcgtacatctgagcattcaggagtttctggctgctgtatatgTGTTCCTCTCATTCAACAACAACAATGAGAATCTTATGGACAAACTGCAAACAAACGACGAGCCTGAAGTTACTTTCTACAAGAGTGCTGTGGATAAAGCCTTACAAAGTGAGACGGgaaacctggaccttttcctccgcttccttctgggcctctcactggagtccaatcagaagcaCTTACGAGGTTTACTGACAAAGACAAGAAGCAGCTCACAGAGCCATGAAGAAACAGTTGAGTACATAAAGGAGAAGATCGGGGAGGATCTCTCTCCAGAGAGGagcatcaatctgttccactgtctgaatgaactgaatgaccattctctagtggaggagatccaaagATACCTGACCTCAGGAAGTCTCTCAAAACCCAACCTGtcacctgcacagtggtcagctctggtctttgtgttgctgacttcagaaaaggagctagatgtgtttgacctgaagaaatactccagatcagaggaaggtcttctgaggctgctgccagtggtcaaagcctccagagCTGTTCT gctgtcaggctgtctaatcagagaggaaggctgtgcttctctggcctCAGTTCTCAgttcaaacccctcacacctgagagagctggatctgagtaacaatgacctgaaggattcaggagtgaagctgctctctgctggactggggaatccccactgtaaactggagactctgag gctgtcaggctgtctagtcacagaggaaggctgtgcttctctggtctcagctctgaggtcaaacccctcacacctgagagagctggacctgagctacaatcacccaggagactcaggagtcagactgctctctgctggactggaggatccacactgcagactggagaaactcaagtatgtagagggtttatgtcaat atgtCTGTGATCTTACACTGGGCCTAAACACAGCACacagactcctctctctgtctgaggagaacagaaaggtgacatggaggagagaggagcagccgtatcctgatcacccagagagatttgaggTCTGGGgacaggtgctgtgtagagagggtctgactgggcgttgttactgggaggtagagtggaATGGGGGAGGGGCTGGtataggagtgacatataaaggaatcagcaggagaggaaggagtgatgACTGTTGTCTTGGATGTaatgacaagtcctggagtcTGTCCTGCTCTGACAACAGTTACAGAGCCAGGCACAATAATAACTCCACTACCATAGACGTCCCCTCCTCCAGATCCCACAGAataggagtgtatctggactggccagccggcactctgtccttctatagAGCCTCCTCTGACTCACTGACCCACCAGTACACGTTCACctccacattcactgagcccctctatccagggtttaggGTTTGGGGTTGGTTGGGCGACTCAGTGTCCCTGAAATAG